The Brassica napus cultivar Da-Ae chromosome C7, Da-Ae, whole genome shotgun sequence genomic interval TAGCATCCAAGAAGAATGCGAGAATGTCTTTCATGAACTAGTCCTGGAGAGAATATCGCGAGCGGGAAATTCTCTTTCTCAGGGCAGTGCTTCTCTCCCAGACAACTGGAGCTCTAGCTCAAAAGATCTAGACAGAGACATTGAAGCGTTGTTTCCAGAAGGAGTTTTGGTTCTCCTAAGGGAGCTCTGCAACAGCGAGGTTTCCCCTTGGGTAAAGAAAATATGTGTAAGTTTGGGCAAGAAGAAGCAACTGAAACCAAGAGTTGCCCTTGCGCTGCAGAGTATCATAAAGGAATCTGAATCACTCTGGTTAAACCGTTCAATGCCAATAAATAAATGGACAGCTCCTGCCGGGGCTTGGTTTCTTCTTTCAGAGGTGTCAGTTTTTCTTCCAAAGTCTGTCGAATGGGAGTTTCTTCACCATCATTGGCAGTTGCTAGACAAAAATGACTTGCAAGGTTAGCCAGTTTTCATTATACGGCATCTAAACTAACTCGCTTACGTCTCTACTTATTGCTCTTAGTAGCCTGGTTTCAATTGTAACTACTGCCCTAGGTAAACCAGTTCTTGAATGTGTGTTTTTGATGATGCGGCTTTTcagaaggaacagatggacaaGGTGATGAAGAGGGTGTAGAGTGTAATTCTTCTACATGGGCTGGGGATCGAGTTTTTCTTTTGCAAACTATCTCCAATGTTTCCCTTCAGCTGCCACCAGAGCCTGCTGCAGATCTGGCCGACAATTTGCTGAAGAAAATCGAAAAGTTTAACCTGCATTCTGCTGAGGTAATCATTGGATTAATAGCTTTTCGATCTCATATATGATATCAAATTTCGAAGGCGTAGAAAGATACTGGGTTTTGTATTGGACGTATTCCTTCAGATAGATATATTTTTTCCTCTACATCTGTGTAATGGGACCTGGTTTTAGTGCAACTGTTGAATGCTTGAATCGATCAGATTATATTATTCACTGTTTTGTggatggattttttttttattgctaaTCCATGTATGGTTCATCTGTCTCATGATCTTAGTTAATGCTATTCAATGACAGGTCGATGCACATGTTAAAGCATTAAAAACTTTGTGCGTAAAGAAAGCGCGTATCCCGGAGGAGTCGGATGTGCTTGTCAAGAAATGGGTAGAACAAGTTTTATCTAAGGCATCTAAGGTCACTGAGAAGTACATCGAGGGGATCTCCAGTAATAATCTTTCTTTCGCCACACCAGCAATGCTTGGAAGTAGGAGAAGCAAGAAACTGGATTCTGTATCCAAGAAGTTATCAAAAGCAATCACAGCAGTATATACCATTGGATCTTGTGTCATTATATATCCTTCAGCTGACACGACCAAAATTGTTCCGTTGTTACATACTGTAATCACTTCAGGAAGTGCTGATTCAAAGCTGAAAAACAAATTGCCACAAGCCAATGCTTGCTTGAAGCAGAAAGCTCCTCCTCTCTATAGTCAGTCTTGGTTGACCATGGCGAAGATTTGTTTGGCTGACGGGAAGCTTGCTAAAAGATATATCCCTCTCTTTGCACAGGTCTGTCGATTTGCCTTTGCTGATTTCTCTGACCACTTATCATTTCGATTATCTTTGAGAAGGAAAATTTCAGTGAATGGCAGCTTCCTTTGTCTCTGCTGTTTATTGTAACCTATGTGAACTCCTTGATGCCTTGCTCTTACAGGAGCTTGAAAAGAGTGATTGTGCAGCCTTGCGTAACAATCTTGTAGTGGCCATGACAGACTTTTGTGTTCACTATACAGCCATGATAGAGTGGTAAGTTATTCACAGAACATTAATATTTCATTAGTCTTTTCTCAAATGTTAAAAATACGTAACTGTTACATACAAAGACTGATGGTTTGTGTACCCAAATAGTTACATCCCAAAGATTACTAAACGTCTTCGGGATCCTTGTGAAGTTGTTAGAAGGCAGACATTCATACTTCTCTCAAGGTTATTACAGGTATTGCTAATCTCCACAGATTCCTTACCTTCCCTTGTTGAAAAATCCATGCTATAAGCaggttttgttattttgatttcAGAGAGATTATGTTAAGTGGAGAGGCGTTCTTTTCCTTCGCTTCCTTCTATCTCTCGTGGATGAATCTGAAAAGATACGTCGACTTGCAGACTTTTTATTTGGAAACATCCTTAAAGGTATGAAACTCTGTGCGAACAACTATGAAATGCGTTCTTTTATTCCCTGTTATTGTAAATTCTTACAGGTAGACATGATCGGcattattttgattaatattatGACCATTTTCGCTTGTAGTCAAGGCACCACTTTTAGCTTACAACAGTTTTGTGGAAGCTATTTATGTGTTAAACGATTGCCACGCCCACAATGGCCACAATAATTCAGATGCTAAGCAATCAAGAACAAAGGATCAAGCTTTTTCTATCAGGTACTCGGCTTATACTTATACATAGCCTAGTTAATGTTCTATAGGTTTATGTTTACGTGGAACTTGTCATTTTGGTGTGGATGATTTAGTGTGTGTTTTCTTTGTTGCAATCGTTCTACAGAGGAAATGATGAAAGAGCTAGGTCTAAAAGAATGCAGATCTACGTTACTCTGCTTAAACAAATGGCTCCAGAACATCTTCTGGCCACCTTTGCAAAGTTATGTGCAGAGGTCCTCGCAGCTGCTTCTGATGGAATGCTCAACATAGAAGATGTAACTGGTCAATCAGTTTTACAGGTAACTTCCAATCTAGCTGGAAGTTGTTGAGCCCTTTTTTCCCTGTTGCCATCGATGAGTTCTCTTACCGTGTTTGTTCTCGCGGTGTAGGATGCGTTTCAGATCTTGGCGTGCAAAGAGATCCGTTTATCAGTTTCAAGAGGATCTTCGTCTGAGACAGTAGAGATGGAAGAAGAAGGTGGAGACTCCAACGCGGCGGCTGCAAAAGGAAGAGCCATAACGCAAGCTGTTAGAAAAGGTTTGATTCAGAACACGATTCCGATCTTCATTGAGCTCAAGAGGCTATTGGAGAGCAAGAACAGTCCTCTCACAGGCTCGCTCATGGACTGCCTCCGTGTGCTCCTGAAAGACTACAAGAACGAGATAGAAGAAATGCTCGTCGCTGATAAACAGCTTCAGAAAGAGCTCGTCTACGATATGCAGAAGCACGAGGCTGCAAAGGCAAGGTCCATGGCTAACCAAGGGGTTGGTTGCGCGACAAGTCATAGAAGCCGCGAACCAGAGCAACCAgcaacagcagcagcagcagcaggaaGGGAGGAGAATGTTAGGGATTCGGGATTGGAATCGAGAGTGGTATCTGCGGCTGCAGATGCAATGGCGGCTAAAGCGGCGAGGTCGGTGCTGAGAGAAGTGAACGGTGGAGCTGCAACGCCGCCTCTGAGCGCAATGAGCGTTCCGAAGCTAAGGTCGAGCCTTGGAGGAGGTAAACAGAGTGGTCGACCATCGGCGGATGTGATTGAGTCTCTGAGAAGAAGACCAACTTTCATGTCTGATGACGATAActaaaatagagagagagagactcaggaAATAGCTTTTGTTGTAACTAAATTACTAATGTCTATTGTGTGTATGCTTGAAAACGAATGTAAGAAGTTTCTCATGTTGTTCCTATCTATTTAAGCTTTGCTTAGGAGAATCCTAATTCTAAAGATTGATCCTTGgccaaataaaatattttgagctaaaaaattaaatttgatttataaatttgcTCTggttgtattaaaaaaaatgttaagtttctttttgtgtcaaaaaaaaaatgttaattttctttATTGTAGTTTCCAGCGCAACAAATCGTGAAATTGGAGGGTAGATgtgtaaataaaacaaaagagcTCATGGATTCTACTAAAAGACAAAACCATTAACAACTTCAGACTCTCTCGCCCTCTCTCTCTCAGTAAACCCTAACCGCAAGAACGATGCCGGCTGCGACGACGGAGGCCGAATCAATAGAACCACAGTCGCTGAAAAAGCTCAGCATCAAATCCCTGAAACGAGCACTTGATCTCTTCTCCCCCGTCCACGGCCAATTCCCTCCTCCTGATGCCGAAGCGTTAGTCTCCGATCCCCAATTTCTCTTCTCCAATCCTCGaattttttcttgaaaatttatataaaaattcttctttttctttgttgcaGCAAGAAGATTCGTCTCAGCCATAAGGTAAATAGAAACCCCCATATTCGTTTTTCCTTAAAGCTTCGAACTTTAGGTTTCTAGGTTTATACAAACTAATTAACATGTTTGATTTGCATAAAGTCTCTGTCTTTCACTGATTAAACTAAGAGTTTATGCTAAATTGAACATGTTTACTAGCTTCGAACTTCAGGTTTAAGTTTAATAGTTAAGCctttgatatgcttaaactctcTGTCTTTCACTGATCAACCCGAGTTCGAGCTGTGAGttgtgtatataaatattgattctCAGATGTTTTCTTGCACAGATGAAAGTTGCTTTTGGAGGTGTGGAGCCTGTGAGCCAGCCTCCACGTCAGCCTGACCGTGGCAATGAGCAGACCGGAACCTCAAGTGCTCTTGCTCTCCCAGGTATTGGGTTcatatcactttttttttcttatgttgttGAAAGATgaaacaaaatagttttttttttctctattgtttggatttttttattattaaacattGCTCGATGAGTTCTGTAGGTCCTGAAGGCTCCAAGAGTACCCAAAAGGGTGTGACAGAGAATGCTCTTGTTGTTGGTCCAACTTTCCAGCCAAAGGGCTTGTAAGTATTAACCTTTCTGCCGTTTATTTCGTTGATATGGATTCTAGTTGATGTTTCTACTTTGTGGCAAGTATGCTAATTAAATTCTATTCTGGTTCTTGAAATTGAAGGAACAGTATTGGTACCTCAGGCAAAAGCACCACCATCATCCCTGCAAATGTATCCTCGTATGAAAGGTATTTTTTCCGTCTTGTTCTTCTCCTTtcattcttcttcatcttgatTGCAATACATTGAAAGTCTAATACTGGTGCCTATACGATAGTTTCTCATTCTGGATATTTTGTTATTGTTGTGTCTCCCTGTGTGTTACAGAAACTTTTCAACTTCTGCATTAATGGAGAGAATACCTAGTAGATGGCCGCGCCCAGAGTGGCATGCACCATGGAAGAATTACAGGGTAAGATCTTTGGGACAGCACCCTTACTGCATCACTCTGATTCTGGCCTTTTGTTGGCTTGAGGAGTTTCTTGACTTGCGTTTAATTATTCTTTCCACAGGTCATTCAAGGGCACTTGGGGTGGGTCAGATCTGTCGCCTTTGACCCCAGTAATGAATGGTTTTGTACTGGTTCAGCTGATCGTACCATCAAGGTAATAGAGATGACTGCTTCTTTAGTATGAATTGTATTTGTCCCAATGTAGCATCAAAAACAGCCAACAACTTTAACACTTGTAGAAGCAAATCCTGAATGCAATGCGCTTGCTGAATTGCTTGATTTAATTATGTTTACTAGATATGGGATGTAGCAACTGGAGTTCTGAAGCTAACACTTACTGGTCATATCGAGCAAGTGCGGGGTTAGCCTCTTAAATCTCTTCCAATTGATTTGTTAGATGTTTCTGCGATCACGGttcagatctttttttttttctttttctttttgaaatgtGTTGCAGGCCTTGCTGTAAGTAATCGACATACGTACATGTTCTCAGCTGGGGATGACAAGCAAGTCAAATGCTGGGACCTTGAGCAGAATAAGGTTATTACAACTCTAATACTCTTCCTCATCTTAACTTCTCACTATCTAATGCTCTTGGAATTCGGCTTTGATAGGTTATCCGGTCTTATCATGGACACTTGAGTGGAGTCTATTGCTTAGCTCTTCACCCAACTTTAGACGTGTTACTAACCGGAGGGCGAGACTCTGTCTGCAGGGTAGGAAAATCacgtataaatatttatatcctttGTTCATTAGCTGAACTCGTAGGTAAAAAGAGTCCATGTTTGCTTTATATGCAGGTGTGGGATATTCGAACCAAGATGCAAATTTTTGCACTCACAGGACATGACAACACCGTGTGTTCTGTTTTCACTCGTCCAACAGTACGTCTCTTGTCATGTGTAGTTGTTGTTTTGAGTTTGCAACTTTTTTTTCAGAATCTCTCTTATAAGCAACTGGTACTCACTTTGATCTGTGATGTTGCAGGACCCACAAGTTGTAACTGGATCTCATGACACTACTATTAAATTCTGGGACCTTCGATATggtaatatttttatcattctAACCATTGTTTGGACTTAAAATCCATTTTATTTGGGGTTCCCTGCTTATTGGATAATTACTTGCAGGCAAAACAATGACGACTCTAACACATCATAAGAAATCTGTCCGAGCAATGACCCTTCATCCTAAAGAGTATGTGTAGTTCACTTTATCTTTCCAACAGAGAACTCATCAAGACGACAAACCTGAGCATTTTCCTAATAATatctcttatgtttttttttaggaATGCATTTGCTTCTGCATCAGCTGACAACACCAAAAAGTTTAGCCTTCCAAAGGGAGAGTTTTGCCACAACATGCTGTAAGTCAGTCTTTGCTAGATATGATTCACAACCCCTTCTTTTGCATCTCTAGTGCTTTTGAAGCAAAGAGTTTCATTAGGAATTAAACATGGATTGGTTTTTTTATATGCGTTGTCTTTCTTCATGGAACAGTTCGCAGCAGAAAACCATAATTAACGCAATGGCTGTGAACGAGGATGGTGTAATGGTCACTGGAGGTAACAAGTTCATTTCACAATTAttttttgtgattgtttttcTACAGCACCTTACCGTCATTATcattttttaactaaatttgGTCCTATATCTTTTTACGAATTAAGGTGATAATGGAAGTATATGGTTCTGGGACTGGAAGAGTGGTCATAGTTTCCAACAGTCAGAAACTATTGTACAGCCTGGTACGTAGCTTGTTTTACTGTTCCTTTGGAAGTGTATGGTTAAGCTTCAAAGAATGATATTTAGGTCTCGAAAGCAACAGATACAGGGTCTTTAACTAATGTTATGTTGGGAATATGGCAGGTTCACTGGAGAGTGAAGCGGGTATATACGCAGCTTGTTATGATCAGACAGGTTCAAGATTGGTAACATGTGAGGCTGATAAGACGATAAAGATGTGGAAAGAAGATGAGAATGCTACTCCAGAAACTCACCCTGTCAATTTCAAACCACCCAAGGAGATTAGGCGCTTCTGATAAGCTCCCCTCTCTACTATTGTTGGAGTCTCACTAGTCTTCATGATTCTGTTTTCTTGTGGAAAGACTATAAGGATGTCTTGTTTCTTTTGGTGACAACAAAGGGCCATGTACTTGAATTTTCAAGGCATTTGTTGTTATGTATTCTGTTAACAAATAATAGTTCATGTACCATTTTATGCTTAAGAATACAGCACACTTCTCTCTTCATCTCTTTCTTTATCTTCTTTGGTTGCTTAACTAAAacgctattttttttttggaaatctctttttttagagcaaaaaaatggtaactatgtctctttagactaatttatactactttatgtcctattagactaatttttttcaaaatggcagtaatgtctttaaaattgtaattttttaaaaaagatatatattgagtTCGACAAGGGGGATCGATCGATTCCACTTTACAAGTTAcagtggatcgatcgatcccgatcattattcagaacaaaaaaaaatgcgaaatatatactgatcgacctggtccatttcactcgatcggcgaaggtcgatttacacagatcgaccgatctgtaagaatagatcgatcgatcccgtgccGAGGAAAGAATCTCAAatcgattttttggttttgtatgattatatccggattgattcccacttgatttgaaccgaccaagcatgatttcaactctttaaactcaatttctctgggatgaaagtgaatattctcaaatatttgaatttctaaaaataggaatttgaatttctaaaaataggacACGCCTCTTCAAGAATGTTCCATCGACAACAACCAGTAGCAC includes:
- the LOC106445839 gene encoding protein pleiotropic regulatory locus 1 isoform X1, whose product is MPAATTEAESIEPQSLKKLSIKSLKRALDLFSPVHGQFPPPDAEAKKIRLSHKMKVAFGGVEPVSQPPRQPDRGNEQTGTSSALALPGPEGSKSTQKGVTENALVVGPTFQPKGLNSIGTSGKSTTIIPANVSSYERNFSTSALMERIPSRWPRPEWHAPWKNYRVIQGHLGWVRSVAFDPSNEWFCTGSADRTIKIWDVATGVLKLTLTGHIEQVRGLAVSNRHTYMFSAGDDKQVKCWDLEQNKVIRSYHGHLSGVYCLALHPTLDVLLTGGRDSVCRVWDIRTKMQIFALTGHDNTVCSVFTRPTDPQVVTGSHDTTIKFWDLRYGKTMTTLTHHKKSVRAMTLHPKENAFASASADNTKKFSLPKGEFCHNMLSQQKTIINAMAVNEDGVMVTGGDNGSIWFWDWKSGHSFQQSETIVQPGSLESEAGIYAACYDQTGSRLVTCEADKTIKMWKEDENATPETHPVNFKPPKEIRRF
- the LOC106445837 gene encoding condensin-2 complex subunit D3-like, with translation MDEELLLARIIAGIEGGGGGDDESHYHELVADLKSLLETDDDEILDRFYVSLSSTASPFLRCFSAAMDSPVESGRLAISASEAYLSLLLSTNCPVFTFFSPVAFLSLLGSIRRYLKPRHREDSGAASQGNKKKRGRGGGSRKNARNPGREDGDETEEGGLDAKLVFRVLERLGSVLGFVHLDRFPDSLKSLVQTVSEIPLLALEHSGVLNYDRLMEMCGRILGGVLSSDHGDVPLTAAEISKSLTPLLLMGKHQARSFALRFVSRKIMGLAKDNSELKKVVCNLPKFLVHKAPEKAEPRGFAVEAILEIVKAMEVEDQSEFVDFVMKMGQGKSNLRILAVDLIPLLMSSLGNPFGSISSEDGVEDSWGLGCLNALVQRCSDSSALIRARALSNLAQVVGFLSGDKRSRSILKQALGFTGGETSEGKGRITDLLKKRCVDEKAATRRAALLLVTKLTSLLGGCFDVSILKTMGTSCSDPLISIRKAAISALSEAFRICTDEVVTTEWLHSVPRMVMDNETSIQEECENVFHELVLERISRAGNSLSQGSASLPDNWSSSSKDLDRDIEALFPEGVLVLLRELCNSEVSPWVKKICVSLGKKKQLKPRVALALQSIIKESESLWLNRSMPINKWTAPAGAWFLLSEVSVFLPKSVEWEFLHHHWQLLDKNDLQEGTDGQGDEEGVECNSSTWAGDRVFLLQTISNVSLQLPPEPAADLADNLLKKIEKFNLHSAEVDAHVKALKTLCVKKARIPEESDVLVKKWVEQVLSKASKVTEKYIEGISSNNLSFATPAMLGSRRSKKLDSVSKKLSKAITAVYTIGSCVIIYPSADTTKIVPLLHTVITSGSADSKLKNKLPQANACLKQKAPPLYSQSWLTMAKICLADGKLAKRYIPLFAQELEKSDCAALRNNLVVAMTDFCVHYTAMIECYIPKITKRLRDPCEVVRRQTFILLSRLLQRDYVKWRGVLFLRFLLSLVDESEKIRRLADFLFGNILKVKAPLLAYNSFVEAIYVLNDCHAHNGHNNSDAKQSRTKDQAFSIRGNDERARSKRMQIYVTLLKQMAPEHLLATFAKLCAEVLAAASDGMLNIEDVTGQSVLQDAFQILACKEIRLSVSRGSSSETVEMEEEGGDSNAAAAKGRAITQAVRKGLIQNTIPIFIELKRLLESKNSPLTGSLMDCLRVLLKDYKNEIEEMLVADKQLQKELVYDMQKHEAAKARSMANQGVGCATSHRSREPEQPATAAAAAGREENVRDSGLESRVVSAAADAMAAKAARSVLREVNGGAATPPLSAMSVPKLRSSLGGGKQSGRPSADVIESLRRRPTFMSDDDN
- the LOC106445839 gene encoding protein pleiotropic regulatory locus 1 isoform X2, with the translated sequence MPAATTEAESIEPQSLKKLSIKSLKRALDLFSPVHGQFPPPDAEAKKIRLSHKMKVAFGGVEPVSQPPRQPDRGNEQTGTSSALALPGPEGSKSTQKGVTENALVVGPTFQPKGFIGTSGKSTTIIPANVSSYERNFSTSALMERIPSRWPRPEWHAPWKNYRVIQGHLGWVRSVAFDPSNEWFCTGSADRTIKIWDVATGVLKLTLTGHIEQVRGLAVSNRHTYMFSAGDDKQVKCWDLEQNKVIRSYHGHLSGVYCLALHPTLDVLLTGGRDSVCRVWDIRTKMQIFALTGHDNTVCSVFTRPTDPQVVTGSHDTTIKFWDLRYGKTMTTLTHHKKSVRAMTLHPKENAFASASADNTKKFSLPKGEFCHNMLSQQKTIINAMAVNEDGVMVTGGDNGSIWFWDWKSGHSFQQSETIVQPGSLESEAGIYAACYDQTGSRLVTCEADKTIKMWKEDENATPETHPVNFKPPKEIRRF